The sequence CGCCGTCAACCGCCGCACCCGCGGGCCCATCACCACCGGCGGAACTGATGCGTACACGTGCGTATGTGACGCCGCTTCGAGCAGTGTCCGGAACCACAAAAGAAATCTTTTCCGATACCGCTTCGATCAGTTCATCGGCAACGATTTGTTCTGCATCGTCGTAAAAATCACCGTCTTGGTTGAAATCCACAAACGCGTTCACCAGACCGACATGCTGCTGACTGACCACGAGCTCCAAGGTCGCCTCGGTCGAACCGATCGTCAGGTCGCCGAACAACACCCCATCTTCATCGTTGGCGGCTGCGTCAATGTCGTCGCCGGTCGCAGTGGCGTTCGGCTGTCCATCGTCGTCCGCGTCCACGCTGCTACCGAGAAACAGCGGACTGAGACGGTGCCTCGCCCCATCACTGGCCAACAACGTGGGGTACCCGGGATCCGGGGCATCTCCAAAGTCGCTTGGTTCACTTTCAAAGACGTAAGCACGCCCCGCGTCGGGCCCGAGTTCGGTATCCGCCTCGAATGCGCCAACGACACGGCGCAAGCCGTCGGTTGCCACGGCGGATCCGAAGCCATCCCGAAACGCGGCCTCAACCGAAAATAGCTGAGCCTGTTCGGCCCAGCGCTCGCCTGAACGGACGAATTGGAAGACTACACCGCTGTCAACTGCATGACCGTCATGAAAGGGAGCGCCGATTAGCGCGACGCCCTCGTACAGAGCCACTGATTGACCAAAGTAGCTCCCAGACTCTGGATCGGATGCTGTCAGTCGAGCCTGCTGAGCCCAACCACTCTTGGACTGCACAAATACATAGGCGGACCTATGCAACTCGGCCCCGACCAGAGCGGTGTCGCCAGACAGTGCGACAGCTCGACCAAACGCGTGTCCCGCTGCCCCGTCGGATGCGGTCAACTTGGCGGTTTCTGTCCAGTCATCGCCGGAACGCATGAAGAGATAAGCTGATCCGCTCCCGGTGCCGACATCGTCATCCCCGTCAGCACCAATCAGCGCAGTGCCTCCAGAAAGCGCAAACGAGCGCCCGAAGTAGTCGCCTCCCACAGTGTCGGCAGCCAGCAACTTAGCTTCCTGAGCCCATGTCCCGTCGGATCGCGTGAATATGTATGCAGACCCACGTCGATCCTGCCCGTTATCATCACCCCCCCCTGTTCCACCAATCAGCGCGACGTCCTCAGACAGCGCCACGGACTCACCGAAAAAACCACGAGAGGTAGCATCGGACGGCACGATCTTGGCCTCCAGCGCCCACTGCTCTCCGGTGCGCGAGAACACGTAGGCCGCCCCCGCGGACGCCCGACCGATGTCACCGGTATCCGACGGCGCTCCAATCAGCGCCGTGTCACCATCCAAAGCAACCGACGTCCCGAACTCGGAGCTGCCCGGCACAGAAAGTTTTGCTTGTCTAACCCATGTATCGTGGTCAACAACGAACACGTAAGCTGCACCGACGACATCGTCGCCTGGCGCACCCACCAGAACTGTATCGCCGGAAAGCGCGACGGCTTGCCCGAAGTTGTCGTCGTATTCCGTCACGGTATCTGGGCTGATCAGTTCCGAGCGTTCCACCCAACTACTGTCGAAACGCTCGTAGACATAGACAGCGCCCACGTAGTCCCCGCCCCAATCGTGTTCGGGTGCCACCACAAGCGCAGTCCCATCGACTAGCGCAACGGTAGCGCCAACCCGGTCGTTGTCCTTGCGATCGGACGGCAATATCTGCTCGCGGAACGACCACTCTTGACCCAGTCGCTGGAATATATACGCGGATCCAGGACCTTGCCCTGTTGTTGTGGCCCATGGCGCACCAACAATAAGACTGTCGTTGGCCAGAGCCACCGAATACCCGAACCATTCATGGACTGAGAGGTACGGCGCGTTCAGCCTAGCCTGTTGATTCCAGCGCCCGTTTGATAACTCAAACACATACGCGGCGCCGACGTTATAGGAGTGCGACTCAAACGCGTCATCGTAAGAATATGCGCCGACCAGCGCCGTTGTCTCGGATATGTCAACCGAAAACCCGAAGTAGTCATCCTCCTCAGCGTCCGACGCAACGAGCTTAGCTTCCTGCACCCATGCCGCACCGGAAGCACGGAACACGTATGCGGCACCAGCATCATCTGCGGCACCGTCCGCGAGGTGCGCTCCGACCAAAGCGGTCGCGCCGGATAGCGCGACCGCTTTGCCAAACCCGTCAAATTCCGCTCCGTCCGTGGCGACCAGCTTAGACTGCTCGGACCAGACTCCACCGGACCGCGTAAACGAGTAGACGGACCCGCTGGCAGCACCCTTGTCATCATCCCCGGGGGCACCGATCAGTGCCGTGCCTCCTTGTATCGCGACCGAAAACCCAAAATTGTCATCTTCCGCACCATCGGACGAAATCAATTTCTGCTGCTGTGTCCAAACTCCATCCGTCCGGGTGAAGACATACGCGGACCCGCCTTCGAAAGTGACGACACTCGGCGGGCGCCCCGCATCCTCCAAATGCGCACCGATCAGCACCGTCTCTCCAGACAGCGCAATCGCATAACCGAAAAAGTCATTTTCCTGCGCATCGGAAGCTCGCAGAGTTGCTTCGTGAATCCACTCTCCAGAACCATCTTGCACAAATACATAGGCCGCCCCGCGATTCCGATTGGCGGGATCACCGACAACTAGCGTGCGTCCGTCCTCCGAGATTGCAGCCCCGGTGCCGAATGCGCGATGACGCGACGAAGGCTTTTCCGGTTCGGGATCAAGACCTGCCACCTGAATCAGCGGATCAATGGTCACGGGATAAGCCACATCCTCTGCATCCACGACGACCCGGAACGACTCAGGTCCATCGACGACCAAGCGGGCAGGCAACGAACGATTCTCAGCGTCCCAGGCGACGGGTGCACCGTAGACAAGCGCATCCCCGGTCCGGGCGCTCGTCAGCACCAGGCTGGCCTCGTGATTCCGTACAAAGCCTCCCGTCAAGCTCACCGACAGAATCAGCTGTCCGCCATCGCTCGGCGCTCTCTGGATGGTCCAACCGTGTTCGAAGCCAACTTCATTGTTCTCCAACCACTCAGTTAGCAGCGGATACACGAACTCACCACGTGTGCCGTTGGCGCGAGCCGAGTTCGGCGATAGGGCATAGCTGTTCAGATGCGTCGTGCGTAGCCGAAACAACGGAACAGATCGCCGCGAAAATCCGATCCCCGTTTTGTTTAGCGTCGCGCGAATCTTCTGAGCACGGCTGTAAAGCTCAACGTCGCCGCCGGTGTCGAGCGCCTTCAGTTGGTCCCTGTTGATCTGTGTCTGGACATCTGCCCAATCTGCGGCCCCGATACCGTCTGGCGCACGTGCATGCGCTGTCGTGCCAGGCA is a genomic window of Abyssibacter profundi containing:
- a CDS encoding Calx-beta domain-containing protein; translation: MFALVVTWVGGLWLLPGTTAHARAPDGIGAADWADVQTQINRDQLKALDTGGDVELYSRAQKIRATLNKTGIGFSRRSVPLFRLRTTHLNSYALSPNSARANGTRGEFVYPLLTEWLENNEVGFEHGWTIQRAPSDGGQLILSVSLTGGFVRNHEASLVLTSARTGDALVYGAPVAWDAENRSLPARLVVDGPESFRVVVDAEDVAYPVTIDPLIQVAGLDPEPEKPSSRHRAFGTGAAISEDGRTLVVGDPANRNRGAAYVFVQDGSGEWIHEATLRASDAQENDFFGYAIALSGETVLIGAHLEDAGRPPSVVTFEGGSAYVFTRTDGVWTQQQKLISSDGAEDDNFGFSVAIQGGTALIGAPGDDDKGAASGSVYSFTRSGGVWSEQSKLVATDGAEFDGFGKAVALSGATALVGAHLADGAADDAGAAYVFRASGAAWVQEAKLVASDAEEDDYFGFSVDISETTALVGAYSYDDAFESHSYNVGAAYVFELSNGRWNQQARLNAPYLSVHEWFGYSVALANDSLIVGAPWATTTGQGPGSAYIFQRLGQEWSFREQILPSDRKDNDRVGATVALVDGTALVVAPEHDWGGDYVGAVYVYERFDSSWVERSELISPDTVTEYDDNFGQAVALSGDTVLVGAPGDDVVGAAYVFVVDHDTWVRQAKLSVPGSSEFGTSVALDGDTALIGAPSDTGDIGRASAGAAYVFSRTGEQWALEAKIVPSDATSRGFFGESVALSEDVALIGGTGGGDDNGQDRRGSAYIFTRSDGTWAQEAKLLAADTVGGDYFGRSFALSGGTALIGADGDDDVGTGSGSAYLFMRSGDDWTETAKLTASDGAAGHAFGRAVALSGDTALVGAELHRSAYVFVQSKSGWAQQARLTASDPESGSYFGQSVALYEGVALIGAPFHDGHAVDSGVVFQFVRSGERWAEQAQLFSVEAAFRDGFGSAVATDGLRRVVGAFEADTELGPDAGRAYVFESEPSDFGDAPDPGYPTLLASDGARHRLSPLFLGSSVDADDDGQPNATATGDDIDAAANDEDGVLFGDLTIGSTEATLELVVSQQHVGLVNAFVDFNQDGDFYDDAEQIVADELIEAVSEKISFVVPDTARSGVTYARVRISSAGGDGPAGAAVDGEVEDHEVTLSLPTLSVADAVLIEGDAGPTELGFTVSIPVPVQQDVSFSFESVDGTATASDDFNSVSSNASIPGGQGLTSVDVSVPVLGDTTYETDETFVLMLSNASGATITDSEATGLIQNDDNQPSVTLAASGDSLAESGGVLAVTATLSNPSSEPVAVDLGLSGTADVSDFTISTNQIVIVPGETIGVATLSGTDDLIHEGEEVIIVDIASVSHGTEADVQQLTVTLADDDPLPDVTLSQSGARLSEANEQMTMTVTLSNPSVQPVTVELDLDGSADTDDYQASTSQLVIDPGDVTAAMTITALQDEVDEDDETIVVSIASVANGTVVAPQQLTVVIVDDDTAPIITLRTSDDSLTEQGGVVIVSAVLSMPSAQIVTIDLTIGGGADLDEDYAVGSPSITIPAGELGGEVEITGLDDETDEPMEAIVIVASGVHGGQLSGVGSFVLSIVDDDPTPAGLAPRDESSAVINRVVAPGQQRVTLASFGIRNSLTGSAYISTLTGPVSGELAVPATVELFLDLNGNRRLDPNDTLLADMAASIGAATLSFNLGAPLNIPAQSTLRFVMVADLEVR